In the genome of Hippoglossus hippoglossus isolate fHipHip1 chromosome 4, fHipHip1.pri, whole genome shotgun sequence, one region contains:
- the si:zfos-943e10.1 gene encoding GRAM domain-containing protein 2B isoform X2 — MERGKGLLNQQGFVADCNHSEDLGSSYPVDSSGGGLPDKVKKSRSSWSNGSIKKVETRKALSLEAAQMEIQQQHKTLLRQVAVRSQTFDVDNRGIEKTEGTGRQSSFIKHNKTFHKLFPHIPESEDLIHAYICALQKEVPYHGRLYITDTHACFYSSVLLKDTKVVLPVSCIHIVKKQNTALLVPNALSIRTTEGDKYLFVSLRNRESCYQLLRSVCPQIEDGSTNSSPIFSSADTSFDKSKLVNSSQSSLDDGFDQFDGSVSQSLPDQPLYKPYKEAVPNGNGSAFRSVHLQQSDSSSSEELSVSGSGGSWVWNMTEKAKSLLVQREAGTLNTLLFIYLILVVLLLLSSGYIGLRIVALEEQLTSLGALPEFTLQSRSRQDT, encoded by the exons GCCGACTGTAATCACTCAGAGGATTTGGGAAG TAGCTACCCAGTAGACAGCAGCGGTGGCGGGCTGCCAGACAAAGTGAAGAAAAGCAGGAGTAGCTGGAGCAATGGCAGCATCAAGAAGGTGGAGACGAGGAAAGCCTTGAGCCTGGAGGCAGCCCAGATGGAGATCCAGCAACAGCACAAAACCCTCCTCAGACAAGTAGCCGTCAG ATCGCAGACGTTCGATGTCGACAACAGAGGCATCGAGAAGACGGAAGGCACGGGCAGACAAAGT agtTTCATAAAGCACAACAAGACATTCCACAAGTTGTTTCCTCACATTCCTGAGAGTGAAGACTTGATACATG CATACATCTGTGCCCTGCAAAAGGAAGTGCCCTACCATGGTCGACTGTACATCACAGACACTCATGCCTGTTTCTACTCCTCAGTCTTACTCAAGGACACAAAG GTAGTGCTTCCAGTTTCCTGCATTCACATAGTGAAGAAGCAGAACACGGCTTTACTGGTGCCCAACGCCTTGTCCATCCGCACCACAGAAGGAGACAAG TACTTGTTCGTGTCGCTGCGGAACAGAGAATCATGTTATCAGCTGCTGCGATCAGTCTGTCCTCAGATAGAG GACGGTAGCACAAATAGTAGCCCCATCTTCTCCTCAGCTGATACCAGCTTTGATAAGAGCAAACTTGTG AACTCCAGTCAGTCAAGTCTGGATGATGGCTTCGACCAGTTTGATGGTTCTGTGTCTCAGTCTTTACCTGACCAGCCTCTGTATAAACCATACAAAG AGGCCGTGCCTAATGGAAATGGCTCTGCGTTCAGGAGCGTGCACCTACAGCAGAGTGATAGCTCGTCTTCAGAGGAGCTGTCAGTGTCAG gTTCAGGTGGATCATGGGTTTGGAATATGACAGAAAAGGCCAAGTCCCTGCTGGTTCAGAGAGAGGCCGGCACCCTCAATACTCTACTCTTCATTTACTTGATTTT ggttgtgctgctgctgctgtcctcagGCTACATCGGTTTGCGTATCGTGGCTCTGGAGGAACAGCTGACTTCCCTCGGGGCGCTGCCTGAGTTCACTTTACAGAGCAG GTCCCGCCAAGACACATAA
- the lim2.2 gene encoding lens intrinsic membrane protein 2.2 → MLYTLAGGGTLCGVAALVLLIVSTATDFWMQYRYSGSTANQGLWRFCINHKCHAHTITVAFWDATRAFMLLAVLSCFAGVVLGLSAFTNGTKNRRVRTGGIALVLSGFLALLALAIYTGVTVTFFGKRFVDWRFSWSYIIGWVAIILAFAAGVFQLCAYQRTSAEPAPSNNQDT, encoded by the exons ATGCTGTACACTTTAGCAGGAGGGGGCACGCTCTGCGGTGTGGCCGCCCTCGTGCTTCTCATCGTCTCCACGGCGACCGACTTCTGGATGCAGTATCGCTACTCGGGGAGCACAGCCAATCAGGGGCTCTGGAGGTTCTGCATCAACCACAAATGTCATGCCCACACCATAACTGTAG ctttCTGGGACGCCACCCGGGCCTTCATGTTGCTGGCGGTGCTGAGCTGCTTCGCTGGGGTCGTGCTCGGCCTCAGCGCCTTCACCAACGGCACCAAGAACAGGAGGGTCCGCACGGGGGGCATCGCCCTCGTCCTGTCAG GTTTCCTGGCTCTGCTGGCTTTGGCGATCTACACCGGAGTGACGGTCACTTTCTTTGGCAAACGCTTCGTGGACTGGCGCTTCTCCTGGTCCTACATCATCGGCTGGGTGGCCATCATCCTGGCTTTCGCAGCAG GTGTGTTCCAGCTCTGTGCTTACCAGAGAACCTCTGCAGAACCTGCTCCTTCAAATAACCAGGACACCTGA
- the si:zfos-943e10.1 gene encoding GRAM domain-containing protein 2B isoform X4 translates to MPTVSRYMSFRSSKRFKLTSSYPVDSSGGGLPDKVKKSRSSWSNGSIKKVETRKALSLEAAQMEIQQQHKTLLRQVAVRSQTFDVDNRGIEKTEGTGRQSSFIKHNKTFHKLFPHIPESEDLIHAYICALQKEVPYHGRLYITDTHACFYSSVLLKDTKVVLPVSCIHIVKKQNTALLVPNALSIRTTEGDKYLFVSLRNRESCYQLLRSVCPQIEDGSTNSSPIFSSADTSFDKSKLVNSSQSSLDDGFDQFDGSVSQSLPDQPLYKPYKEAVPNGNGSAFRSVHLQQSDSSSSEELSVSGSGGSWVWNMTEKAKSLLVQREAGTLNTLLFIYLILVVLLLLSSGYIGLRIVALEEQLTSLGALPEFTLQSRSRQDT, encoded by the exons ATGCCTACTGTCAGTAGGTATATGAGCTTCCGTTCATCTAAGCGATTCAAATTGACCAG TAGCTACCCAGTAGACAGCAGCGGTGGCGGGCTGCCAGACAAAGTGAAGAAAAGCAGGAGTAGCTGGAGCAATGGCAGCATCAAGAAGGTGGAGACGAGGAAAGCCTTGAGCCTGGAGGCAGCCCAGATGGAGATCCAGCAACAGCACAAAACCCTCCTCAGACAAGTAGCCGTCAG ATCGCAGACGTTCGATGTCGACAACAGAGGCATCGAGAAGACGGAAGGCACGGGCAGACAAAGT agtTTCATAAAGCACAACAAGACATTCCACAAGTTGTTTCCTCACATTCCTGAGAGTGAAGACTTGATACATG CATACATCTGTGCCCTGCAAAAGGAAGTGCCCTACCATGGTCGACTGTACATCACAGACACTCATGCCTGTTTCTACTCCTCAGTCTTACTCAAGGACACAAAG GTAGTGCTTCCAGTTTCCTGCATTCACATAGTGAAGAAGCAGAACACGGCTTTACTGGTGCCCAACGCCTTGTCCATCCGCACCACAGAAGGAGACAAG TACTTGTTCGTGTCGCTGCGGAACAGAGAATCATGTTATCAGCTGCTGCGATCAGTCTGTCCTCAGATAGAG GACGGTAGCACAAATAGTAGCCCCATCTTCTCCTCAGCTGATACCAGCTTTGATAAGAGCAAACTTGTG AACTCCAGTCAGTCAAGTCTGGATGATGGCTTCGACCAGTTTGATGGTTCTGTGTCTCAGTCTTTACCTGACCAGCCTCTGTATAAACCATACAAAG AGGCCGTGCCTAATGGAAATGGCTCTGCGTTCAGGAGCGTGCACCTACAGCAGAGTGATAGCTCGTCTTCAGAGGAGCTGTCAGTGTCAG gTTCAGGTGGATCATGGGTTTGGAATATGACAGAAAAGGCCAAGTCCCTGCTGGTTCAGAGAGAGGCCGGCACCCTCAATACTCTACTCTTCATTTACTTGATTTT ggttgtgctgctgctgctgtcctcagGCTACATCGGTTTGCGTATCGTGGCTCTGGAGGAACAGCTGACTTCCCTCGGGGCGCTGCCTGAGTTCACTTTACAGAGCAG GTCCCGCCAAGACACATAA
- the si:zfos-943e10.1 gene encoding GRAM domain-containing protein 2B isoform X3, with amino-acid sequence MERGKGLLNQQGFVADCNHSEDLGSYPVDSSGGGLPDKVKKSRSSWSNGSIKKVETRKALSLEAAQMEIQQQHKTLLRQVAVRSQTFDVDNRGIEKTEGTGRQSSFIKHNKTFHKLFPHIPESEDLIHAYICALQKEVPYHGRLYITDTHACFYSSVLLKDTKVVLPVSCIHIVKKQNTALLVPNALSIRTTEGDKYLFVSLRNRESCYQLLRSVCPQIEDGSTNSSPIFSSADTSFDKSKLVNSSQSSLDDGFDQFDGSVSQSLPDQPLYKPYKEAVPNGNGSAFRSVHLQQSDSSSSEELSVSGSGGSWVWNMTEKAKSLLVQREAGTLNTLLFIYLILVVLLLLSSGYIGLRIVALEEQLTSLGALPEFTLQSRSRQDT; translated from the exons GCCGACTGTAATCACTCAGAGGATTTGGGAAG CTACCCAGTAGACAGCAGCGGTGGCGGGCTGCCAGACAAAGTGAAGAAAAGCAGGAGTAGCTGGAGCAATGGCAGCATCAAGAAGGTGGAGACGAGGAAAGCCTTGAGCCTGGAGGCAGCCCAGATGGAGATCCAGCAACAGCACAAAACCCTCCTCAGACAAGTAGCCGTCAG ATCGCAGACGTTCGATGTCGACAACAGAGGCATCGAGAAGACGGAAGGCACGGGCAGACAAAGT agtTTCATAAAGCACAACAAGACATTCCACAAGTTGTTTCCTCACATTCCTGAGAGTGAAGACTTGATACATG CATACATCTGTGCCCTGCAAAAGGAAGTGCCCTACCATGGTCGACTGTACATCACAGACACTCATGCCTGTTTCTACTCCTCAGTCTTACTCAAGGACACAAAG GTAGTGCTTCCAGTTTCCTGCATTCACATAGTGAAGAAGCAGAACACGGCTTTACTGGTGCCCAACGCCTTGTCCATCCGCACCACAGAAGGAGACAAG TACTTGTTCGTGTCGCTGCGGAACAGAGAATCATGTTATCAGCTGCTGCGATCAGTCTGTCCTCAGATAGAG GACGGTAGCACAAATAGTAGCCCCATCTTCTCCTCAGCTGATACCAGCTTTGATAAGAGCAAACTTGTG AACTCCAGTCAGTCAAGTCTGGATGATGGCTTCGACCAGTTTGATGGTTCTGTGTCTCAGTCTTTACCTGACCAGCCTCTGTATAAACCATACAAAG AGGCCGTGCCTAATGGAAATGGCTCTGCGTTCAGGAGCGTGCACCTACAGCAGAGTGATAGCTCGTCTTCAGAGGAGCTGTCAGTGTCAG gTTCAGGTGGATCATGGGTTTGGAATATGACAGAAAAGGCCAAGTCCCTGCTGGTTCAGAGAGAGGCCGGCACCCTCAATACTCTACTCTTCATTTACTTGATTTT ggttgtgctgctgctgctgtcctcagGCTACATCGGTTTGCGTATCGTGGCTCTGGAGGAACAGCTGACTTCCCTCGGGGCGCTGCCTGAGTTCACTTTACAGAGCAG GTCCCGCCAAGACACATAA
- the si:zfos-943e10.1 gene encoding GRAM domain-containing protein 2B isoform X1, with protein sequence MLENKRERLKTFIRKIDEKAIVRIKHFMRESSYPVDSSGGGLPDKVKKSRSSWSNGSIKKVETRKALSLEAAQMEIQQQHKTLLRQVAVRSQTFDVDNRGIEKTEGTGRQSSFIKHNKTFHKLFPHIPESEDLIHAYICALQKEVPYHGRLYITDTHACFYSSVLLKDTKVVLPVSCIHIVKKQNTALLVPNALSIRTTEGDKYLFVSLRNRESCYQLLRSVCPQIEDGSTNSSPIFSSADTSFDKSKLVNSSQSSLDDGFDQFDGSVSQSLPDQPLYKPYKEAVPNGNGSAFRSVHLQQSDSSSSEELSVSGSGGSWVWNMTEKAKSLLVQREAGTLNTLLFIYLILVVLLLLSSGYIGLRIVALEEQLTSLGALPEFTLQSRSRQDT encoded by the exons TAGCTACCCAGTAGACAGCAGCGGTGGCGGGCTGCCAGACAAAGTGAAGAAAAGCAGGAGTAGCTGGAGCAATGGCAGCATCAAGAAGGTGGAGACGAGGAAAGCCTTGAGCCTGGAGGCAGCCCAGATGGAGATCCAGCAACAGCACAAAACCCTCCTCAGACAAGTAGCCGTCAG ATCGCAGACGTTCGATGTCGACAACAGAGGCATCGAGAAGACGGAAGGCACGGGCAGACAAAGT agtTTCATAAAGCACAACAAGACATTCCACAAGTTGTTTCCTCACATTCCTGAGAGTGAAGACTTGATACATG CATACATCTGTGCCCTGCAAAAGGAAGTGCCCTACCATGGTCGACTGTACATCACAGACACTCATGCCTGTTTCTACTCCTCAGTCTTACTCAAGGACACAAAG GTAGTGCTTCCAGTTTCCTGCATTCACATAGTGAAGAAGCAGAACACGGCTTTACTGGTGCCCAACGCCTTGTCCATCCGCACCACAGAAGGAGACAAG TACTTGTTCGTGTCGCTGCGGAACAGAGAATCATGTTATCAGCTGCTGCGATCAGTCTGTCCTCAGATAGAG GACGGTAGCACAAATAGTAGCCCCATCTTCTCCTCAGCTGATACCAGCTTTGATAAGAGCAAACTTGTG AACTCCAGTCAGTCAAGTCTGGATGATGGCTTCGACCAGTTTGATGGTTCTGTGTCTCAGTCTTTACCTGACCAGCCTCTGTATAAACCATACAAAG AGGCCGTGCCTAATGGAAATGGCTCTGCGTTCAGGAGCGTGCACCTACAGCAGAGTGATAGCTCGTCTTCAGAGGAGCTGTCAGTGTCAG gTTCAGGTGGATCATGGGTTTGGAATATGACAGAAAAGGCCAAGTCCCTGCTGGTTCAGAGAGAGGCCGGCACCCTCAATACTCTACTCTTCATTTACTTGATTTT ggttgtgctgctgctgctgtcctcagGCTACATCGGTTTGCGTATCGTGGCTCTGGAGGAACAGCTGACTTCCCTCGGGGCGCTGCCTGAGTTCACTTTACAGAGCAG GTCCCGCCAAGACACATAA
- the si:zfos-943e10.1 gene encoding GRAM domain-containing protein 2B isoform X5 yields MPTVSRYMSFRSSKRFKLTSYPVDSSGGGLPDKVKKSRSSWSNGSIKKVETRKALSLEAAQMEIQQQHKTLLRQVAVRSQTFDVDNRGIEKTEGTGRQSSFIKHNKTFHKLFPHIPESEDLIHAYICALQKEVPYHGRLYITDTHACFYSSVLLKDTKVVLPVSCIHIVKKQNTALLVPNALSIRTTEGDKYLFVSLRNRESCYQLLRSVCPQIEDGSTNSSPIFSSADTSFDKSKLVNSSQSSLDDGFDQFDGSVSQSLPDQPLYKPYKEAVPNGNGSAFRSVHLQQSDSSSSEELSVSGSGGSWVWNMTEKAKSLLVQREAGTLNTLLFIYLILVVLLLLSSGYIGLRIVALEEQLTSLGALPEFTLQSRSRQDT; encoded by the exons ATGCCTACTGTCAGTAGGTATATGAGCTTCCGTTCATCTAAGCGATTCAAATTGACCAG CTACCCAGTAGACAGCAGCGGTGGCGGGCTGCCAGACAAAGTGAAGAAAAGCAGGAGTAGCTGGAGCAATGGCAGCATCAAGAAGGTGGAGACGAGGAAAGCCTTGAGCCTGGAGGCAGCCCAGATGGAGATCCAGCAACAGCACAAAACCCTCCTCAGACAAGTAGCCGTCAG ATCGCAGACGTTCGATGTCGACAACAGAGGCATCGAGAAGACGGAAGGCACGGGCAGACAAAGT agtTTCATAAAGCACAACAAGACATTCCACAAGTTGTTTCCTCACATTCCTGAGAGTGAAGACTTGATACATG CATACATCTGTGCCCTGCAAAAGGAAGTGCCCTACCATGGTCGACTGTACATCACAGACACTCATGCCTGTTTCTACTCCTCAGTCTTACTCAAGGACACAAAG GTAGTGCTTCCAGTTTCCTGCATTCACATAGTGAAGAAGCAGAACACGGCTTTACTGGTGCCCAACGCCTTGTCCATCCGCACCACAGAAGGAGACAAG TACTTGTTCGTGTCGCTGCGGAACAGAGAATCATGTTATCAGCTGCTGCGATCAGTCTGTCCTCAGATAGAG GACGGTAGCACAAATAGTAGCCCCATCTTCTCCTCAGCTGATACCAGCTTTGATAAGAGCAAACTTGTG AACTCCAGTCAGTCAAGTCTGGATGATGGCTTCGACCAGTTTGATGGTTCTGTGTCTCAGTCTTTACCTGACCAGCCTCTGTATAAACCATACAAAG AGGCCGTGCCTAATGGAAATGGCTCTGCGTTCAGGAGCGTGCACCTACAGCAGAGTGATAGCTCGTCTTCAGAGGAGCTGTCAGTGTCAG gTTCAGGTGGATCATGGGTTTGGAATATGACAGAAAAGGCCAAGTCCCTGCTGGTTCAGAGAGAGGCCGGCACCCTCAATACTCTACTCTTCATTTACTTGATTTT ggttgtgctgctgctgctgtcctcagGCTACATCGGTTTGCGTATCGTGGCTCTGGAGGAACAGCTGACTTCCCTCGGGGCGCTGCCTGAGTTCACTTTACAGAGCAG GTCCCGCCAAGACACATAA